A genomic stretch from Oleomonas cavernae includes:
- a CDS encoding SDR family NAD(P)-dependent oxidoreductase, with protein MAHPAFTENAVAVVTGAAGGIGLAAATRFAGLGLKVCLADLGGERLTQAALAVAAAAPGGGDSVMACATDVGKLDDLQALEAAVNARFGGTDILMNNAGVQPGSTITGPRENWQRVLEVNLWGVINGTQVFVPGMIACGRPGLVINTGSKQGITTPPGDPAYNISKAGVKAFTEALQHELRNTPGARLSAHLLIPGFVFTGLTAKGRTEKPAGAWTAEETVDFMLARLEAGDFYILCPDNEVPRALDERRILWAAGDIVENRPPLSRWHPDHAQAFAAFLKD; from the coding sequence GTGGCCCATCCAGCCTTTACAGAAAATGCCGTCGCCGTCGTCACCGGGGCGGCCGGCGGCATCGGCCTTGCGGCCGCCACGCGCTTTGCCGGCCTTGGCCTGAAGGTCTGCCTCGCCGATCTGGGCGGCGAACGGCTGACCCAGGCGGCGCTGGCCGTGGCCGCCGCAGCACCCGGGGGTGGTGACAGCGTGATGGCCTGCGCTACCGATGTCGGCAAGCTTGACGATCTCCAGGCGCTGGAGGCCGCGGTGAACGCGCGCTTCGGCGGCACCGACATCCTGATGAACAATGCCGGTGTCCAGCCGGGCAGCACCATCACCGGCCCGCGCGAGAACTGGCAGCGGGTGCTGGAGGTCAACCTGTGGGGCGTGATCAACGGCACCCAGGTCTTCGTGCCCGGCATGATCGCCTGCGGCCGCCCCGGCCTGGTCATCAACACCGGCTCCAAGCAGGGCATCACCACGCCGCCGGGCGATCCCGCCTACAATATCTCCAAGGCCGGGGTGAAGGCCTTTACCGAGGCCTTGCAGCACGAGTTGCGCAACACCCCCGGTGCCAGGCTGAGCGCCCACCTGCTGATCCCCGGCTTCGTCTTCACCGGGCTGACGGCCAAGGGCCGGACGGAGAAGCCCGCCGGGGCCTGGACGGCGGAGGAAACCGTCGACTTCATGCTGGCGAGGCTCGAGGCCGGCGACTTCTACATCCTGTGTCCCGACAACGAGGTGCCCCGTGCGCTCGATGAGCGGCGCATCCTGTGGGCGGCGGGCGACATCGTGGAAAATCGCCCGCCCCTGTCACGCTGGCACCCCGACCACGCCCAGGCCTTCGCCGCCTTCCTGAAGGATTGA
- a CDS encoding SRPBCC family protein translates to MTTTDRDLILTRLIDASPDKLFRAWTEPELMKQWFAPLPWTTPHAEVDLRPGGSSLVVMRGPDGTEFPNPGVYLEVVKNRRLVATDAYTQAWVPSAKPFMTLVLTFEEEGGKTRYTALARHWTVEDREAHEKMGFHEGWGICTDQLEALVKTL, encoded by the coding sequence ATGACCACCACCGACCGCGACCTGATCCTGACCCGCCTGATCGATGCCTCGCCCGACAAGCTGTTCCGGGCCTGGACCGAACCTGAACTGATGAAACAGTGGTTCGCCCCGCTGCCCTGGACCACGCCGCATGCGGAAGTGGATCTCCGTCCGGGCGGCAGCAGCCTGGTGGTGATGCGCGGGCCCGACGGCACCGAGTTTCCCAACCCCGGCGTCTACCTCGAGGTGGTGAAGAACAGGCGCCTGGTCGCCACCGACGCCTATACGCAAGCCTGGGTGCCGTCGGCCAAACCGTTCATGACGCTGGTGCTGACCTTCGAGGAGGAGGGCGGCAAGACCCGCTACACCGCCCTGGCCCGGCACTGGACGGTCGAAGACCGTGAAGCCCACGAGAAAATGGGCTTCCACGAAGGCTGGGGGATCTGCACCGACCAGTTGGAAGCCCTGGTCAAGACCCTGTAA
- a CDS encoding DUF2076 domain-containing protein has translation MDKNDQQAIQSLFGKLADVERQAPPRDAQAEAYIREQVAAQPAAPYYMAQTIVVQEQALEAAQARIEELEQARPSGGLFSALFGGSSRQPPRPRRAQQQPYPPGEMQRGGGGFLAGAAQTAMGVAGGVLLGNAIAGMLGGEAQAAEDPGAEDPGAEDPGFDDGGDFGGGEF, from the coding sequence ATGGACAAGAACGACCAGCAGGCGATTCAATCGCTGTTCGGCAAGCTTGCCGACGTGGAGCGGCAAGCGCCGCCCCGCGACGCCCAGGCCGAGGCCTATATCCGCGAACAGGTCGCCGCCCAGCCGGCGGCGCCCTACTACATGGCGCAGACCATCGTGGTTCAGGAACAGGCGCTCGAAGCCGCCCAGGCCCGGATCGAGGAACTCGAACAGGCGCGGCCCTCGGGCGGGCTGTTTTCGGCCCTGTTCGGCGGCAGCAGCCGCCAGCCGCCGCGGCCGCGGCGGGCCCAGCAGCAGCCCTATCCGCCGGGCGAGATGCAGCGGGGCGGCGGCGGCTTCCTGGCAGGGGCCGCGCAGACCGCGATGGGGGTTGCCGGCGGTGTCCTGCTGGGCAACGCCATCGCCGGCATGCTGGGCGGTGAGGCCCAGGCCGCCGAAGATCCGGGGGCGGAGGATCCCGGCGCCGAAGACCCGGGCTTCGATGACGGCGGCGACTTCGGCGGCGGCGAGTTCTGA
- a CDS encoding Bax inhibitor-1/YccA family protein — translation MNSPNFGTRTDYAARQTALFDEGLRKHMLRIFNYMALGLVLTGLVAFTVASVPALYVPIFSTPLKWVVMLAPLAFILLFSFRMQTMSAAGAQAMFWAFCAVMGLSLSAVFLVFTGTSIARTFFIAAGMFGGMSLYGYTTKRDLRQFSSFLIMGLIGVIIASVVNIFIGSTMLQFIVSVAGILVFLGLTAWDTQTIKEQYAEHQDAESQQKLAVFGALSLYLNFVNIFQLLLNLTGERE, via the coding sequence ATGAATTCACCCAATTTCGGTACGCGTACCGACTATGCCGCCCGGCAGACCGCCCTGTTCGACGAGGGCCTGCGCAAGCATATGCTGCGCATCTTCAACTACATGGCCCTGGGCTTGGTACTGACCGGCCTCGTGGCCTTCACCGTGGCCTCGGTCCCCGCCCTCTATGTGCCGATCTTCTCGACCCCGCTCAAGTGGGTGGTGATGCTGGCGCCGCTGGCCTTCATCCTGTTGTTCTCGTTCCGCATGCAGACCATGTCGGCGGCGGGCGCCCAGGCCATGTTCTGGGCCTTCTGCGCGGTGATGGGCCTGTCGCTGTCGGCGGTGTTCCTGGTCTTCACCGGCACCTCGATCGCGCGCACCTTCTTCATCGCGGCCGGCATGTTCGGCGGCATGAGCCTCTATGGTTACACGACGAAGCGCGACCTGCGGCAGTTCTCGTCGTTCCTGATCATGGGCCTGATCGGCGTGATCATCGCCAGCGTGGTCAATATCTTCATCGGCTCGACCATGCTGCAGTTCATCGTCTCGGTCGCCGGCATCCTGGTCTTCCTGGGCCTCACCGCCTGGGACACCCAGACCATCAAGGAGCAGTATGCCGAGCACCAGGACGCGGAATCACAGCAGAAGCTGGCCGTCTTCGGCGCGCTTTCGCTCTACCTCAACTTCGTCAACATCTTCCAGCTTCTGCTGAATCTGACCGGCGAGCGGGAGTAA
- a CDS encoding anti-sigma factor family protein → MTEPRDPVVEGDLDAYVDDQLEVTRRIEVEAFLSAHPGDAARVMADLRARDELRVALAGQGGSGRPATGDAARRLQRGLAAGGMLERLRRMAAVFLLLGAGWLAHGVLGPASISPVVASTPTPAYVEDALRAHKTSTVRAAMASQPRVAAYDPAEIRTATGIVMPALPQDWRVRDVQIYPSQFGPSVEMSFETDDFGILSLFAVRPGSFDVVPPTDLEAGDAAASYFQVGEVAYALVARTDAEKLGRAAARLADSLY, encoded by the coding sequence ATGACAGAACCCCGTGATCCCGTGGTTGAGGGCGACCTCGACGCCTATGTCGATGATCAGCTCGAGGTGACGCGGCGCATCGAGGTCGAAGCCTTCCTGTCGGCCCACCCGGGCGACGCTGCCCGGGTGATGGCGGACCTGCGGGCCCGCGACGAGTTGCGCGTGGCGCTGGCGGGGCAGGGCGGCAGCGGCCGGCCGGCAACCGGCGATGCGGCGCGGCGGTTGCAGCGGGGCCTGGCGGCCGGCGGCATGCTGGAGCGGCTTCGGCGCATGGCCGCGGTCTTCCTGCTGCTGGGGGCTGGCTGGCTGGCCCATGGCGTGCTGGGGCCGGCCTCGATTTCCCCGGTGGTGGCCTCGACCCCGACGCCGGCCTATGTCGAGGATGCGCTGCGCGCCCACAAGACCTCGACCGTGCGGGCCGCGATGGCTTCGCAGCCGCGGGTCGCGGCCTATGACCCGGCCGAGATCCGCACGGCGACCGGCATCGTCATGCCCGCCCTGCCGCAGGACTGGCGCGTGCGCGACGTGCAGATCTACCCGTCGCAGTTCGGCCCCAGCGTGGAGATGTCCTTCGAGACCGACGACTTCGGCATCCTGTCCCTGTTCGCGGTTCGGCCCGGCAGCTTCGACGTCGTCCCGCCCACCGATCTCGAGGCCGGGGATGCCGCCGCCTCGTATTTCCAGGTCGGCGAGGTCGCCTATGCCCTGGTCGCCCGGACCGATGCCGAGAAACTGGGCCGCGCCGCCGCGCGGCTTGCCGATTCACTTTACTAG
- a CDS encoding sigma-70 family RNA polymerase sigma factor — translation MLRISSMVSPKSRFDVIGQLGSLRRYARALTRDAGEAEDLVHDALLRAYERRGSFRRGGNLRAWLLSILHNVFIDRQRARQAEAAREDAAGQLAGTSVAPPQDHAVRLAQVRDAFYQLPPEQRAALHLVAIEGLSYLEAAEALAIPLGTLMSRIARARAALRAMEDAGGENAGGDTSTSHLRIVGGRDDRTP, via the coding sequence GTGCTCCGTATATCAAGCATGGTGTCGCCCAAGTCCCGTTTCGATGTCATCGGCCAGCTCGGCTCGCTGCGGCGCTATGCCCGAGCGCTGACGCGCGATGCCGGCGAGGCCGAAGACCTCGTGCATGACGCCTTGTTGCGCGCCTACGAGCGCCGCGGCTCGTTCCGGCGGGGCGGCAACCTGCGCGCCTGGCTGCTGTCGATCCTGCACAATGTCTTCATCGACAGGCAGCGCGCGCGCCAGGCCGAGGCGGCGCGCGAGGATGCAGCCGGGCAACTGGCCGGTACCAGTGTCGCCCCGCCGCAGGACCATGCCGTGCGCCTGGCCCAGGTGCGCGACGCTTTCTATCAATTGCCCCCGGAACAGCGGGCAGCGCTCCACCTCGTCGCCATCGAAGGCCTGTCCTACCTGGAGGCGGCCGAGGCGCTGGCCATTCCGCTGGGCACCTTGATGTCCCGCATCGCGCGCGCGCGCGCCGCCCTGCGCGCGATGGAGGATGCCGGGGGAGAGAATGCCGGGGGCGACACATCGACCAGCCATCTGCGGATTGTCGGAGGCCGTGATGACAGAACCCCGTGA
- a CDS encoding enoyl-CoA hydratase/isomerase family protein: protein MTDTVLLTIDGPRATITLNRPERHNALERADLEQFGAHLDTVAANPDLRVLILSGGTAKSFCSGVSITDLAAGGQREGPLERLVNKLEALNLPIIAALNGGIFGGAVEIALVADFRIGVSGMRLFVPPARLGIHYSVLGLKCLVERLGLNVAKRLILSVEEFDAGQLLAVGFLDRLVADRDALEIEVAALAARIEGLAPLAVQGMKQTLNGIARGTLDAGAAAERVAACWASADHQEGLKAFAEKRKPVFSGK, encoded by the coding sequence ATGACCGATACCGTGCTCCTGACCATCGATGGCCCCCGCGCGACCATCACCCTGAACCGGCCCGAGCGGCATAATGCGCTGGAACGCGCCGACCTCGAGCAGTTCGGCGCGCACCTCGATACCGTTGCCGCCAACCCGGACCTGCGTGTCCTGATCCTGTCGGGCGGTACGGCCAAGAGCTTCTGTTCGGGCGTCTCGATCACCGATCTTGCCGCCGGCGGCCAGCGCGAGGGCCCGCTGGAGCGGCTGGTCAACAAGCTCGAAGCCCTGAACCTGCCGATCATCGCCGCCCTGAACGGCGGCATTTTCGGCGGCGCCGTGGAAATCGCCTTGGTTGCCGATTTCCGCATCGGCGTCTCGGGCATGCGCCTGTTCGTGCCGCCGGCGCGGCTGGGCATTCACTATTCCGTGCTGGGCCTCAAGTGCCTGGTCGAACGCCTGGGGCTGAACGTCGCCAAGCGCCTGATCCTGTCGGTCGAGGAATTCGACGCCGGCCAGTTGCTCGCGGTCGGCTTCCTCGACCGCCTGGTGGCCGATCGCGATGCCCTGGAGATCGAGGTCGCGGCGTTGGCCGCCCGGATCGAGGGGCTGGCACCCCTGGCCGTCCAGGGCATGAAGCAGACGCTGAACGGCATTGCCCGCGGCACCCTGGATGCCGGCGCCGCCGCCGAGCGGGTGGCCGCCTGCTGGGCCTCGGCCGATCACCAGGAAGGGCTGAAGGCCTTCGCCGAGAAGCGCAAACCGGTGTTCAGCGGAAAATAG